A stretch of DNA from Clostridium sp. JN-9:
GGAACTGTTGCAACAAATTTATTCAAACAAGGAAAAGCTGCTTTTATAATTGATGGACCATGGGGATTTGCAGATTATAAAAAGGCTAATGTAGATTTTGGTATAGCAGCTATTCCAAGCATTAATGGAGTTAACCCTGCCCCATACTCAGCAGTTAAGGGCTATGTAATTTCAGCTTCAGTTAAAGATCAGGCTAAGAAAGATGCAGTCAAGAAATTCTTAGAATTTGTTAACACCAAGGATGCTCAGTTAAAGATGGTTGATGCTCATCAGCAGTTACCTACTAACTTAGATGCTATGAAGGATTCAAAAGTAACTGGCAACCCATTAATAAGCGGACAAAAAGATCCACTTGCAAAGGCTATTCCAATGCCAATAGTTCCACAAATGAGAGCTATTTGGGATGCAGCTAAACCTGTACAGCAGGAAGTACTTTCAGGAAAAACCACACCAGCAGATGCAGGTGCTAAGATGCAGAAGAAAGCCGAAGAAGGAATTAAAGCTTTAGGTTTATAAAATTAATAAATTGGAATTTGGTTATTATGGGGGAGTTCTTCCCCCTTTTTTAGAAAGGAGATTAAAATGGAATCAGTAGCAAAACGTAAAAAGAAAAGCAAAAATGAACGAAGTTATAACTTAGCACAGACAAAATGGACACCAGTTTGGTTTCTGTTACCTGCAATTATTGTTATTGCTGCAGTTGTCCTGTATCCGCTTATTTATGAATTCAAAATGTCTTTTGAAAATGTTACCATTGTAAATTTAAAAAGCGGTAAATGGCCATTTGTAGGTTTAAGCAACTACAAACAGATACTTACAGATACTTTATTTTATTCCACCTTGCTAAGAACAGTGATTTGGACTGTTGTTAATGTGGTATGTCATGTAACTATAGGATTATTCCTAGCGGTATTATTAAATAGAAAATTACCTGGTAAATCCATAATAAGGATATTATTAATTCTACCTTGGGCAATACCTCAGTATATTGCAGCATTAACCTGGAAGGGAATGTTCAATGTAGAGTATGGTGCAGTTAACATAATTTTAACTAAATTATTTGGAAGCGGAGCAGCTATTCCATGGCTGTCAAATCCAAAATGGTCTTTTGTGGCATCCATAATTACAAACATCTGGTTAGGTATACCATTTATGATGATGATTGCTTTGGGAGGACTTCAAAGCATACCTCAGGAATTATATGAAGCTGCCGATATGGATGGTGCCACAGGATGGCAGAAATTTAAAAGTATTATTCTTCCTCTGTTAAAACCTATAATGACGCCTGCTATTGTGCTTGGAACAGTATGGACATTTAACCAGGTTAACGTTATAT
This window harbors:
- a CDS encoding sugar ABC transporter permease, whose translation is MESVAKRKKKSKNERSYNLAQTKWTPVWFLLPAIIVIAAVVLYPLIYEFKMSFENVTIVNLKSGKWPFVGLSNYKQILTDTLFYSTLLRTVIWTVVNVVCHVTIGLFLAVLLNRKLPGKSIIRILLILPWAIPQYIAALTWKGMFNVEYGAVNIILTKLFGSGAAIPWLSNPKWSFVASIITNIWLGIPFMMMIALGGLQSIPQELYEAADMDGATGWQKFKSIILPLLKPIMTPAIVLGTVWTFNQVNVIYIITSGAASEDAQILVTLVYKKAFEYMRYGYAAAFSVIIFLILLSFSSAFIKAQKLEN